A single genomic interval of uncultured Cohaesibacter sp. harbors:
- a CDS encoding TRAP transporter substrate-binding protein, with translation MANISRRNLLKSAALAVPATLAMPHIRAEAKSKFVYKYGNNLPLSHPLNVRAAEASKRIKEETNGDLDIKIFPSNQLGGDTDMLNQVRFGAIDFFTPSALVIATLVPVAPINAVGFAFPDYDHVWAAMDGDLGGYVGEEIEKAGLHMMRTVWDNGFRQLTTSEAAVESPEDLHGIKIRVPVSQLSISLFEALGAAPTSMQFSEVYTSLQTHVMDAQENPLPIIQTAKLYEVQKYAMLTNHIWDGYLFVASGLTWKRLPEDIQTIAEGILNDCGLKQRDDISKLNASVQADLESKGMTITRPDPKPFVEALNKTDFYSKWQEKFGDKAWSLLEKYSGKLG, from the coding sequence ATGGCAAACATTAGCAGACGAAATCTGTTGAAGTCCGCAGCCCTGGCCGTACCGGCCACGTTGGCTATGCCGCACATCCGTGCAGAGGCAAAATCCAAATTCGTATATAAATACGGTAACAACCTTCCTCTGTCCCATCCGTTGAATGTGCGCGCTGCTGAAGCATCCAAGCGCATTAAAGAGGAAACCAACGGCGATCTGGACATTAAGATCTTCCCGAGCAACCAGCTCGGTGGTGACACCGACATGCTCAATCAGGTCCGTTTTGGCGCGATTGACTTTTTCACGCCGTCCGCTCTGGTGATTGCAACGCTCGTTCCTGTTGCTCCGATCAACGCTGTGGGCTTTGCCTTCCCGGACTATGATCATGTATGGGCTGCCATGGATGGTGACCTTGGTGGTTATGTTGGCGAGGAAATCGAAAAGGCCGGCCTGCATATGATGCGCACCGTCTGGGACAATGGCTTCCGCCAGTTGACCACCTCTGAAGCAGCTGTGGAATCTCCGGAAGATCTGCATGGCATCAAGATTCGTGTGCCGGTCAGTCAGCTTTCCATCAGCCTGTTTGAAGCGCTGGGTGCAGCTCCAACCAGTATGCAGTTCTCCGAGGTTTACACCTCTTTGCAGACGCATGTGATGGACGCTCAGGAAAACCCTCTGCCGATCATCCAGACCGCCAAGCTTTATGAAGTTCAGAAATATGCCATGCTGACCAACCACATTTGGGACGGCTATCTGTTCGTTGCCAGTGGTCTGACCTGGAAGCGCCTGCCGGAAGATATTCAGACTATCGCCGAAGGCATCCTGAATGATTGTGGTCTCAAACAGCGTGATGACATTTCCAAGCTGAACGCTTCTGTTCAGGCTGATCTGGAATCCAAGGGCATGACCATTACGCGTCCTGATCCGAAACCATTCGTTGAAGCTCTGAACAAGACCGACTTCTATTCCAAGTGGCAAGAGAAGTTCGGTGACAAGGCTTGGAGCCTTCTTGAAAAATACTCTGGCAAGCTCGGCTAA
- a CDS encoding VOC family protein, translating to MSRFFGEVRQIGYVVKNIEEAMEFWSKTLGIGPWFYAEKIADKDFYYKGELSPIERSVALANSGYIQMELVQQLNDAPSMYLDFLNAGRTGAQHFAYWTRNYTEDLARLTAQGLTVGMNGAVGDDGRYCYFETEFHPGTVIELSEVNGPKGTLFKTIRDASIDWDGTDPIRPFPDLSTLPVTDPEDFPI from the coding sequence ATGAGTAGGTTCTTCGGTGAGGTACGCCAGATCGGCTATGTCGTCAAAAATATTGAAGAAGCAATGGAGTTCTGGTCCAAGACACTTGGCATAGGCCCTTGGTTTTACGCAGAAAAAATCGCTGATAAGGATTTCTACTATAAAGGAGAATTGTCCCCGATCGAGCGTTCTGTCGCCCTCGCAAATTCTGGGTATATTCAGATGGAGCTTGTGCAACAATTGAATGATGCCCCCTCTATGTACCTTGATTTTCTCAACGCAGGCCGCACTGGCGCCCAGCATTTTGCCTATTGGACTCGCAACTACACAGAGGATCTGGCACGCCTCACGGCACAGGGTTTGACCGTTGGAATGAACGGCGCTGTGGGAGATGACGGCCGTTATTGCTACTTCGAAACGGAGTTCCATCCGGGCACTGTGATCGAATTATCCGAGGTAAACGGTCCAAAAGGCACGCTTTTCAAGACAATTCGTGATGCCAGCATAGATTGGGATGGAACAGATCCCATCCGCCCTTTCCCGGACCTTTCCACCCTTCCGGTGACCGATCCTGAAGATTTCCCCATCTGA
- the pdxA gene encoding 4-hydroxythreonine-4-phosphate dehydrogenase PdxA encodes MNKIGLTMGDPAGIGPEVVCKALQDMTAEERAGVIVIGDRLFMERARDMIGADFQFVSEGDVPEGDVPLVQVDAPNAESIKPGEIQPDAGEAACRCVKKAVDMALAEEIDVVCTASLHKTALREAGYNLSGHAGLLKLFTGVKKNFAVLAGPKLSVIHVSTHVSLADAVTLCTTESVLETIRIANQHVLTTGIAEPRIGVAGINPHCGENGHYGTEDDTQVIPAIKLARAEGMNVSDPIPGDLIFEQAIEGKFDIVVAQYHDQGHIPAKLIGGHDCVNITAGLPILRTSVDHGTAFDIAWKGGLARPDNMKAAIAMARKMKPVK; translated from the coding sequence ATGAACAAGATTGGTCTGACTATGGGAGATCCCGCGGGGATCGGGCCCGAGGTCGTCTGCAAGGCCTTGCAGGATATGACGGCAGAGGAACGTGCCGGGGTGATTGTCATTGGTGATCGCTTGTTTATGGAACGTGCGCGCGACATGATTGGCGCGGATTTTCAGTTCGTGTCGGAAGGCGATGTGCCTGAAGGGGATGTGCCGCTGGTTCAGGTAGATGCGCCCAATGCCGAATCTATCAAGCCAGGCGAGATCCAGCCTGATGCCGGGGAGGCCGCTTGCCGCTGTGTGAAAAAGGCGGTGGATATGGCCTTGGCTGAGGAAATCGACGTGGTTTGTACCGCATCTCTGCATAAAACCGCGCTGCGGGAAGCGGGCTATAATCTGAGTGGTCACGCTGGATTGCTAAAGCTTTTCACGGGTGTGAAGAAAAATTTCGCCGTGCTGGCCGGGCCGAAGCTCTCTGTCATCCACGTCTCGACCCATGTGTCTCTGGCTGATGCCGTAACCCTGTGTACGACGGAGTCTGTGCTGGAGACCATCCGTATTGCGAATCAGCATGTATTGACCACGGGGATTGCCGAGCCGCGGATCGGAGTGGCTGGAATCAACCCGCATTGCGGAGAAAACGGCCATTATGGCACTGAGGATGACACTCAGGTTATTCCTGCGATCAAGCTGGCAAGAGCCGAGGGGATGAATGTGTCTGACCCGATTCCGGGGGATCTGATCTTTGAGCAGGCGATTGAAGGGAAGTTTGATATTGTCGTCGCCCAATATCACGATCAGGGGCATATTCCTGCGAAGCTGATTGGCGGGCATGACTGTGTGAATATCACGGCAGGACTGCCGATTCTGCGCACTTCAGTGGATCACGGCACCGCTTTTGATATCGCCTGGAAGGGTGGTCTTGCGCGTCCGGATAATATGAAGGCTGCCATTGCCATGGCGCGCAAGATGAAGCCTGTGAAGTAA
- a CDS encoding four-carbon acid sugar kinase family protein has translation MTDTGKKQNLLLSFYGDDFTGSTDALESVTMAGIPAMLFLEPPSEDDLKAYPHIRAVGVAGTSRSQSPAWMETHLAESFAQLKALGAPICHYKTCSTFDSAPTIGNIGKAIELGHDIFDAAVPVIVGVTRLKRYVVFSNLFAAASVAGDSEAFRIDRHPTMSKHPSTPMNESDLRAHLSLQTNRKIEGIDFRRMLAEDASEAFAKLCDENDAVILDTFDDATTYKTGQLLHERSQIKPTFVVGSSGVEYALADYLTKEGTLPLVKPPLPRGAVDRTIAICGSCSPTTDKQIAWAEANGFLVKAIDTVALVEKGEEEEKRLAEELVQLSSEHKGIVLHTARGPNDPQIAATRAALERKGLTAADSSPVMGSSTGRILKHAIKATGLTRTILAGGDSSSHAVSAMGIKNLDVAGPLVPGAPLCRVHSVDSAIDGTEISLKGGQVGEDNFFGRVMSGK, from the coding sequence ATGACAGATACAGGCAAAAAGCAAAATCTGCTTCTTTCCTTCTATGGAGACGACTTTACCGGTTCCACAGATGCGCTGGAATCCGTCACCATGGCCGGCATCCCCGCCATGCTCTTTCTGGAACCGCCTTCTGAAGACGATCTGAAAGCCTATCCGCATATCCGCGCCGTCGGCGTCGCAGGCACTAGCCGCAGCCAGTCTCCCGCATGGATGGAAACCCATCTTGCGGAGAGCTTTGCCCAATTGAAGGCACTTGGCGCACCAATCTGTCATTACAAGACCTGCTCCACCTTCGATTCAGCGCCAACCATCGGCAATATCGGCAAGGCCATCGAACTTGGCCACGATATCTTCGACGCAGCGGTGCCGGTCATTGTCGGCGTCACGCGTCTCAAGCGCTATGTCGTCTTTTCCAATCTTTTTGCTGCAGCCAGCGTGGCAGGAGACAGCGAGGCCTTTCGCATCGACCGTCATCCGACCATGAGCAAGCATCCCTCAACCCCAATGAACGAGTCGGATTTGCGCGCCCATCTGTCCCTTCAGACAAACCGCAAGATTGAGGGCATCGATTTCCGCCGCATGCTGGCAGAAGATGCCTCCGAAGCCTTCGCAAAGCTGTGCGACGAAAATGACGCAGTCATTCTGGACACCTTCGATGATGCGACAACCTACAAGACCGGACAGTTGCTGCACGAACGCAGCCAGATCAAGCCAACCTTTGTGGTCGGTTCATCGGGCGTTGAATATGCATTGGCAGACTATCTGACCAAGGAAGGCACCCTGCCGCTGGTAAAGCCTCCGCTCCCACGCGGTGCGGTCGATCGCACCATTGCCATTTGTGGCAGCTGTTCCCCCACCACCGACAAACAGATCGCTTGGGCTGAAGCCAACGGCTTCCTCGTCAAGGCCATCGATACGGTCGCTTTGGTGGAAAAAGGCGAAGAAGAAGAAAAGCGTCTGGCTGAAGAGCTGGTTCAGCTCAGTTCTGAACACAAGGGCATCGTTTTGCATACGGCGCGCGGCCCGAATGACCCACAGATTGCAGCAACGCGCGCCGCTCTTGAGCGCAAGGGCCTCACGGCTGCGGACAGTTCCCCTGTCATGGGGTCAAGCACGGGCCGCATTCTCAAACACGCCATCAAGGCGACCGGCCTGACAAGAACGATTCTCGCTGGCGGCGACAGCTCCAGCCACGCCGTTTCAGCCATGGGCATCAAGAATCTCGATGTTGCGGGGCCACTTGTCCCCGGCGCACCACTGTGTCGTGTGCATTCCGTCGATAGTGCTATCGACGGGACCGAGATTTCACTTAAAGGTGGCCAGGTGGGAGAAGATAACTTCTTCGGACGTGTGATGAGTGGGAAATAA
- a CDS encoding DeoR/GlpR family DNA-binding transcription regulator gives MAKSKAKTSLEEEHPDADSKQPMKAEERRQQILSMVQSQKTVQLDHLAKELGVSRMTVHRDLDLLESRGLLRKERGGATAESSLLFESNFHFRSQTDENIKKELAQAAAELVEPGSAIMLDDSTTTLMMCDHLEQIENITVITNSLAVCERLRGSSNVQLIVTGGNYSDTHKSFSGLICEQALSQLRSDWVFMAASSVIDNRLFHQDQEIVRVKRALMAASERKALLLTSRKFKTRALTQFADLTEFDKVFIDRQLDEATKQRLNHSRIDFDLV, from the coding sequence ATGGCCAAATCAAAAGCAAAAACCAGCTTGGAAGAAGAGCATCCTGACGCAGATTCAAAACAGCCCATGAAGGCTGAAGAACGGCGCCAACAGATCCTGTCGATGGTGCAGAGCCAGAAGACCGTGCAGCTGGACCATCTGGCAAAGGAACTGGGTGTTAGCCGCATGACGGTGCATCGGGATCTGGATCTGCTCGAAAGCCGAGGCCTTTTGCGCAAGGAACGCGGCGGCGCAACGGCAGAAAGCTCGCTTTTGTTCGAAAGCAACTTTCATTTCCGCAGCCAGACCGACGAGAACATCAAGAAGGAACTTGCCCAGGCCGCTGCCGAGTTGGTGGAACCGGGCAGCGCCATTATGCTTGATGACAGCACCACGACCCTGATGATGTGCGATCATCTCGAGCAGATCGAGAATATCACGGTCATCACCAATTCTCTGGCTGTCTGCGAGCGCCTCAGAGGCTCTTCCAATGTCCAGTTGATCGTCACCGGCGGCAACTATAGCGACACGCATAAAAGCTTCTCTGGCCTCATTTGCGAGCAGGCTCTCAGCCAATTGCGCTCGGACTGGGTCTTCATGGCCGCTTCTTCGGTTATCGACAATCGCCTGTTTCATCAGGATCAGGAGATTGTGCGCGTAAAACGGGCGCTGATGGCGGCCTCCGAACGAAAAGCCCTTTTATTGACGTCACGAAAATTCAAAACACGCGCTCTCACCCAATTTGCCGATCTCACCGAATTCGACAAGGTGTTCATTGATCGCCAACTGGATGAAGCAACGAAACAGAGACTTAATCACTCGAGGATTGATTTCGACCTCGTTTAG
- a CDS encoding SMP-30/gluconolactonase/LRE family protein, with the protein MPLFDDRLCTLGEGPLWHPLRKQLFWFDIMGKTLLTRTGDNVQSWTFDEYVSAGGWVDEERILIASYSSLFVFNVETGAQEKLCDLEADKPENRCNDGRADPYGGFWIGTMGIKSELGAGAFYRYYRGELRKLYANITITNGACFSADGQWACFTDTKSRQMMRVALDAQGWPKGEPEVYLDFRVDDLNIDGAVFDAAGNVWIAHWGIHAVRAYGPDGKQVHEEVFPVTRVSCPAFGGDDFKTLYVTSARSGAKEEELAREPLAGATFACRLAFEGQPENQILLD; encoded by the coding sequence ATGCCGCTATTTGATGATCGCCTTTGCACGCTTGGAGAAGGGCCCCTTTGGCATCCTCTGCGCAAACAGCTTTTCTGGTTCGATATCATGGGCAAGACCCTGTTGACCCGCACCGGGGACAACGTGCAGTCATGGACATTTGATGAATATGTCAGCGCCGGAGGCTGGGTTGACGAGGAGCGTATTCTCATTGCGAGCTACAGCTCCCTGTTTGTCTTCAACGTGGAAACGGGCGCTCAGGAGAAACTTTGCGACCTTGAAGCCGACAAGCCGGAAAATCGCTGCAATGATGGGCGCGCAGACCCCTATGGCGGTTTCTGGATCGGTACGATGGGGATCAAATCCGAGCTCGGAGCCGGTGCCTTTTATCGCTATTATCGCGGTGAGCTGCGCAAGCTTTACGCCAATATCACCATCACCAATGGAGCTTGTTTTTCAGCCGACGGGCAATGGGCCTGCTTTACCGATACAAAGAGTCGGCAAATGATGCGGGTTGCGCTGGATGCACAGGGCTGGCCCAAAGGGGAGCCTGAGGTGTATCTCGATTTTCGCGTAGATGATCTCAATATTGACGGAGCGGTGTTTGATGCGGCTGGCAATGTCTGGATTGCTCATTGGGGAATCCATGCGGTGCGTGCCTATGGGCCAGATGGAAAGCAAGTGCATGAAGAGGTGTTTCCGGTGACGCGGGTATCCTGCCCAGCATTCGGTGGGGATGACTTCAAGACGCTTTATGTAACCTCGGCCCGAAGTGGTGCGAAGGAAGAGGAGCTGGCGCGTGAGCCTTTGGCCGGTGCGACCTTTGCCTGTCGCCTCGCATTTGAAGGGCAGCCGGAAAACCAGATCCTGCTGGATTGA
- a CDS encoding deoxyribodipyrimidine photo-lyase: protein MSDIAIHWFRQDLRLSDNPALAKAVEKGDLIPVYILDDENAGADAMGGASRWWLHEALRILNDQLGGHLRLYKGDAKEILPKLAAFHDARVVSWTRCYEPWRVTRDKAIKEKLDAKGCETIRLNGSLLWEPWAIKKQDGTPYKVFTPFFRKGCLQAPPPAAPMDAPEDIHYAKPKEGDGAVRLDGLSLLPAIEWHKQMEPHWEIGEAGAQAALECFLDEGLNGYKSGRDIPSQRHVSRLSPYLHWGHISPNQIWHALDCLEDDAIPDRDVDHFRSELAWREFSYSLLYYNQELTSVPLQPKFAGFEWQNDPAKLSAWQKGMTGIPIVDAGMRELWQTGYMHNRVRMIVASFLIKNLRTDWRKGEAWFWDTLVDADLANNAASWQWVAGCGADAAPYFRIFNPVLQAEKFDADGDYIRQYVPELAELPNKYLFKPWTTPKDIMAEAGVRLGETYPVPVVDLKASREAALDAYKALS, encoded by the coding sequence GTGAGCGATATCGCCATTCATTGGTTCCGGCAGGATCTGCGCCTGTCGGATAATCCCGCACTCGCCAAAGCGGTTGAAAAGGGGGACTTGATCCCCGTTTATATTCTGGATGACGAGAATGCCGGAGCCGACGCTATGGGTGGGGCCAGCCGCTGGTGGCTGCATGAGGCGTTGCGCATTTTGAATGATCAGCTCGGTGGCCATTTGCGGCTCTATAAGGGCGATGCCAAGGAAATTCTTCCAAAGCTGGCCGCGTTTCACGATGCGCGCGTGGTGAGTTGGACCCGCTGTTATGAGCCCTGGCGGGTGACGCGCGACAAGGCCATAAAGGAAAAGTTGGATGCGAAAGGCTGCGAAACGATCCGGCTGAATGGTTCTTTGCTTTGGGAGCCCTGGGCCATCAAGAAGCAGGATGGCACACCCTATAAGGTATTTACTCCCTTCTTCCGCAAAGGATGCCTTCAGGCACCCCCGCCCGCAGCGCCCATGGATGCTCCCGAAGACATCCATTATGCCAAGCCGAAAGAGGGGGATGGTGCGGTCCGTCTCGATGGGCTTTCCCTTTTGCCAGCTATCGAATGGCACAAGCAGATGGAACCGCATTGGGAGATTGGCGAGGCTGGCGCTCAGGCGGCACTGGAGTGCTTTCTGGATGAAGGGCTGAATGGTTACAAGTCGGGCAGGGACATCCCCTCCCAGCGGCATGTGTCGCGTCTCTCGCCCTATCTGCATTGGGGGCATATTTCGCCCAACCAGATCTGGCATGCGCTGGATTGTCTTGAGGATGATGCAATCCCTGATCGGGATGTCGATCATTTCCGCTCCGAGCTGGCGTGGCGGGAATTTTCCTACTCCTTGCTCTATTACAATCAAGAGCTCACGTCTGTGCCTTTGCAGCCGAAATTTGCCGGTTTTGAATGGCAGAATGATCCTGCCAAGCTGAGCGCCTGGCAAAAGGGCATGACGGGCATTCCCATCGTTGATGCTGGTATGCGGGAGCTGTGGCAGACGGGTTATATGCATAATCGTGTGCGGATGATCGTTGCCTCCTTCCTCATCAAGAATTTGCGCACGGATTGGCGCAAGGGCGAAGCATGGTTCTGGGACACTCTGGTGGATGCTGATCTGGCCAACAATGCGGCCAGCTGGCAATGGGTGGCGGGCTGCGGCGCAGATGCAGCTCCCTATTTCCGGATCTTCAACCCCGTTTTGCAGGCCGAGAAGTTCGATGCCGATGGCGACTATATTCGTCAGTATGTGCCCGAGCTTGCAGAGCTGCCAAATAAATATCTGTTCAAGCCATGGACGACCCCCAAGGACATAATGGCTGAAGCTGGCGTTCGACTTGGGGAGACCTATCCGGTTCCGGTTGTCGATCTCAAGGCCAGCCGCGAAGCTGCGCTTGATGCTTACAAGGCGCTAAGCTAG
- a CDS encoding SDR family NAD(P)-dependent oxidoreductase yields MKDKVGRIAVIGATGGIGAALSDNLMELFSSATLLAVGRSVPSREKTVGQKAPVCIGGFDLLDEESIHDTCSRIVADGMPDLVFVATGILHDGDAFPERSIKDLDRQAMEHLLAVNLVGPSLIMKHLLTHVPRKGAFRMGLLSARVGSISDNQLGGWYSYRTSKAGLNMMIKGAAIELKRRNRDAILVGLHPGTVESALSEPFQRNVPPHKLFTPEHSARCLVEVLLSRSPDQSGLCFDWAGKEIEP; encoded by the coding sequence ATGAAAGACAAGGTCGGGCGTATCGCCGTGATTGGCGCCACAGGTGGCATCGGGGCTGCTTTGTCGGATAATCTTATGGAACTTTTTTCTTCGGCGACGCTGCTTGCTGTCGGACGCAGCGTGCCTTCAAGAGAGAAGACTGTGGGCCAGAAGGCTCCGGTTTGCATCGGTGGCTTCGATCTACTCGACGAAGAGAGCATCCATGATACCTGCTCTCGAATCGTAGCCGATGGAATGCCCGATCTTGTCTTTGTGGCAACAGGTATTCTGCATGACGGTGATGCATTTCCCGAGCGATCGATCAAAGATCTCGACAGGCAAGCGATGGAGCATCTGCTGGCTGTCAATCTGGTGGGGCCGAGCCTCATCATGAAGCATCTTCTGACTCATGTGCCGCGCAAGGGCGCGTTCCGTATGGGGCTTTTGAGTGCGCGGGTCGGCTCGATATCGGATAATCAGCTTGGTGGCTGGTATAGCTATCGCACGTCCAAGGCTGGCCTTAATATGATGATCAAGGGAGCGGCAATCGAGCTCAAGAGGCGCAATCGGGATGCCATTCTGGTTGGTCTGCATCCGGGCACGGTTGAGAGTGCCTTGTCTGAACCCTTCCAACGGAATGTTCCCCCACACAAGCTTTTCACGCCAGAGCATTCGGCCCGCTGTCTGGTAGAGGTTTTGCTATCACGAAGCCCTGATCAGTCCGGCCTATGCTTTGACTGGGCTGGCAAGGAGATTGAACCGTGA
- a CDS encoding ChrR family anti-sigma-E factor translates to MIHHHLSDEMILAYAAGSLSAGQAMVVACHLDICPACAARVAEAEVIGGALIADVEQTAVSDDLFDQILLDVDEAQSFPEPERTGASASGDLSSSSYLDGRYVPRLLANMIGDDFAAVRWRTVGPGIKQFVLPVPSSEGEKVRLLKLSPGFVTPDHSHHGSELTLVLKGSFSDDTGRYRVGDIQDAEEDMHHQPMADTEEDCICLVCTDAPLEFKGVITRLLQPIIGI, encoded by the coding sequence ATGATTCACCATCATTTGAGCGACGAAATGATACTGGCCTATGCTGCAGGCAGCCTTTCTGCCGGGCAGGCAATGGTGGTGGCTTGTCATCTGGACATTTGCCCCGCCTGTGCTGCAAGGGTGGCAGAGGCTGAAGTGATCGGTGGCGCTCTGATCGCCGATGTCGAACAAACCGCTGTATCCGATGATCTGTTTGATCAGATCTTGCTGGATGTGGATGAAGCGCAGAGCTTCCCTGAGCCCGAGCGCACTGGTGCGTCAGCATCAGGTGATCTGTCTTCATCGTCTTATCTTGACGGGCGCTATGTGCCCCGCCTGCTGGCCAATATGATCGGTGATGACTTTGCTGCTGTGCGCTGGCGCACTGTGGGGCCGGGTATCAAACAATTCGTCTTGCCGGTGCCTTCATCAGAAGGGGAGAAGGTGCGCCTTCTCAAACTCTCGCCGGGGTTTGTTACGCCCGATCACAGTCATCACGGCAGTGAATTGACACTTGTGCTGAAGGGCTCCTTTTCTGACGATACGGGCCGGTATCGGGTGGGTGATATTCAGGATGCCGAAGAGGACATGCATCATCAGCCGATGGCCGATACTGAAGAGGACTGCATCTGTCTGGTTTGCACCGATGCGCCCTTGGAATTCAAGGGTGTGATCACGCGGCTGTTGCAGCCAATTATTGGTATATGA
- a CDS encoding sigma-70 family RNA polymerase sigma factor, with translation MTAGQLSAMLVALGEHHDRGAFRQLFDHFAPRLKSFYLKAGTNPQMAEELVQETFTQIWRKAHLYRPEKAAASTWIFTIARNQRIDRLRSEKSFVYKDEDFFASKLVSDEEQTTEVHRNELVERVSKAMALLPSNQAEIVSMAFYDEATHAEIAQKLSLPLGTVKSRMRLAFGRLRNILSEVEA, from the coding sequence ATGACCGCTGGCCAACTCAGTGCCATGCTTGTTGCGTTGGGTGAACATCATGATCGCGGTGCCTTCCGGCAGCTGTTCGATCATTTTGCACCGCGCTTGAAGAGTTTTTATCTTAAAGCGGGAACGAATCCGCAGATGGCCGAAGAGCTGGTGCAGGAGACCTTTACGCAGATCTGGCGCAAGGCTCATCTTTACCGGCCAGAGAAGGCCGCAGCTTCGACCTGGATCTTCACCATCGCCCGAAATCAACGCATTGATCGCCTTCGCTCCGAAAAGAGCTTTGTTTACAAGGATGAGGATTTCTTTGCTTCCAAGCTGGTGTCTGATGAAGAGCAGACCACAGAGGTTCATCGCAATGAACTGGTGGAGCGGGTTTCCAAGGCCATGGCCCTGTTGCCCAGCAATCAGGCTGAAATCGTGAGCATGGCTTTTTATGACGAAGCGACCCATGCAGAAATTGCCCAAAAACTGTCTTTGCCCTTGGGGACCGTCAAATCCCGCATGCGGCTGGCATTTGGGCGCTTGAGAAATATTTTGTCGGAGGTGGAAGCATGA
- a CDS encoding FAD-dependent oxidoreductase has product MQIAVIGSGISGLSAAWLLSKNHRVDIFEKDDRLGGHANTQTVETSTGPIDVDTGFIVYNERTYPNLTRLFDHLEVDTALSDMSFSASLRDSDQEYSGQGLKGLFAKPSNAINPRFLKMLTDIRRFYMEAPRDIETALAQSMTLEDYLKANNYSDTFIHDHLVPMGAAIWCIPSEEMMKFPFEAFMRFSINHGLVQFRNRPQWRTIPGGSKRYVEKIASYISGDIHLNQSIIALERRPGSVTIRTRQGLEKRYGHVVLACHADQALQILGASGGDMDEAERTTLEAIPYHKNLAILHKDPALMPRRRAAWASWNYIQDSGAGEQGEASEPRLCVTYWMNKLQPLACKDDLFVTLNPIDQPAEGTVLRSQLYHHPVFSMQAIRAQKKLWALQGNRRTWFCGAYFGYGFHEDGIQAGLAVAEQLGGTPRPWTLDDPSNRIFVDPSKARTERTLSKSNKAERLAVAK; this is encoded by the coding sequence ATGCAGATAGCAGTTATCGGATCAGGTATTTCAGGGCTCTCGGCAGCTTGGCTTCTCTCGAAGAATCATAGGGTCGATATTTTTGAAAAAGACGATCGTCTGGGTGGGCATGCCAATACGCAGACCGTGGAAACATCCACTGGCCCGATTGATGTGGATACCGGTTTTATCGTTTATAACGAGCGCACCTATCCGAACCTGACCCGCCTGTTTGACCATCTCGAAGTCGACACTGCGCTATCTGACATGTCCTTCTCCGCGTCCTTGCGCGATAGTGACCAGGAATATAGCGGACAGGGCCTAAAGGGCCTCTTCGCCAAACCTTCCAACGCAATCAATCCGCGCTTCTTGAAAATGCTGACAGATATCAGGCGCTTTTATATGGAGGCCCCTCGCGATATCGAAACCGCTCTGGCCCAATCCATGACGCTGGAAGACTATCTAAAGGCCAACAATTACTCTGATACCTTCATCCATGATCATCTGGTACCGATGGGGGCTGCCATCTGGTGTATTCCTTCAGAAGAGATGATGAAGTTTCCCTTTGAAGCCTTCATGCGCTTTTCGATCAACCACGGGCTGGTGCAATTCCGCAATCGCCCGCAATGGCGCACCATTCCCGGAGGCTCGAAACGCTATGTCGAGAAGATAGCCAGTTATATCTCCGGCGATATCCATCTCAATCAATCCATCATCGCGCTGGAGCGGCGCCCCGGCTCCGTGACGATCCGCACCCGTCAGGGCCTTGAAAAGCGTTATGGCCACGTAGTGCTTGCCTGCCATGCGGATCAGGCCTTGCAGATCCTTGGCGCCAGTGGCGGTGATATGGATGAAGCCGAACGCACAACACTGGAGGCCATTCCCTATCACAAAAATCTGGCGATCCTGCACAAGGATCCAGCCTTGATGCCACGCCGCCGCGCAGCCTGGGCAAGCTGGAACTATATTCAGGATAGCGGTGCTGGCGAGCAAGGCGAAGCAAGCGAGCCACGGCTCTGCGTAACCTACTGGATGAACAAGCTTCAGCCGTTGGCCTGCAAGGACGATCTGTTCGTTACGCTTAATCCGATCGATCAGCCGGCAGAGGGCACGGTGCTGCGTTCGCAGCTTTATCATCATCCGGTCTTTTCTATGCAGGCAATAAGAGCCCAGAAGAAGCTCTGGGCTCTTCAGGGCAATCGGCGCACATGGTTCTGCGGTGCCTATTTCGGTTATGGTTTCCACGAAGATGGCATTCAGGCTGGCCTTGCGGTTGCAGAGCAGCTGGGTGGCACACCGCGTCCTTGGACCCTTGACGATCCTTCAAACCGGATCTTTGTCGATCCCTCAAAAGCAAGAACAGAACGGACACTTAGCAAAAGCAACAAGGCCGAGCGTTTGGCAGTGGCAAAATGA